One Ornithinicoccus hortensis genomic window, GACCGCACCGGTCTGGTCGACCGGCTCCACACCACGGGTGACCTCACGGTTCCTCGAGGAGTTGATCGCCGACCCCGCCGTGCCGGTCCGGATCACTCGGTGGGACCCGATGCCCGACCCCGCGGACCCGGGGGAGGCGGTGAACCCGCTGCTGGAGGAGGAGACCCGGGCGGGGTGGCCGGTGGGGCCCGACGCGCGCAGGACCGAGGCGCGCGACCTGGTCCGCGCCGTGCTGGACGCCCGCACCGGAGCCGCACCGGCGGGCGCCCCGGCCGACGGGGCTGCGGCCGACGGACCGCCGGAGGAGCCGGCCGATGCCGACCGGGACCACCAGATCGCCCTGCTGCTCGCCGAACGGGCCCGGAAGCGCTCCGGGCGGGACGGCTGGCGACCGGCGAGCCCGGAGCACCTGTCCACGTCGGCGCTGGTCGAGCTCTCCGCGGACCCCGACGGCTATTGGCGGCGGCAGCGCCGGCCGGTGCCCGCACCGCCGGCCGTCGCGGCCCGCACCGGCACCGAGTTCCACAGCTGGGTGGAGCAGCACTTCGCCGCGGCCACGCTGGTCGACCTCGCGGACCTGCAGGACCTGGAGGAGGGGACGGGATCCTCCTCGGGCAGCGGGGTGCCGGACCTGGCCCGGCTCCGACAGAACTTCCTGGACTCGCCCTGGGCCGCCCGGACCCCCCATGCCGTGGAGGTGGCCGTCGAGACCCTCGTGGCGGGGATCCCGGTCCGGGGCCGGATCGATGCGGTGTTCGTGGGGGAGGACGGGCGCCACACCATCGTGGACTGGAAGACCGGCACACAGGGCGACGACGCCGCACGGCGGCGGCGGGCCGTCCAGCTCTCGGCTTACCGTGTGGCGTACTCCCGGCTCACCGGTGTCCCGGTGGACCGGATCGAGGCGGCCTTCTTCTTCGCCGCCAACGGGGTGTCGGAGACACCGGACCTGCTGGGGGAGGACCAGCTCGAGGACCTGGTGGGGGAGCTGCTCGGCGGCACCCCTCAGGCGCGGTCGGCAGACGTCTCCCCGTCCTGACCGTCGGGGTCGTCGGCCGGATCCTCAGCAGCGGCGTCCTCGGCGTCGGTGGCGGACGCGTCCGGCTCCGTCGGCATGCCGTAGAGGGTCTGCAGGCGATCCGCTGCGTCGTCCGCGTCGTCTTCGCCGGCCTCGTCGCTTTCGTCGTCGCCGAGGTCCGGCGTCGCGTCGGCGGAGTCCTCCGGTGCATCTGCCCCCTCCGCGGGGTCTTCCGGCACCTCCGGGTCCTCCGCTGCCTCCGCCTCCTCCGGAGTGACGGGCTCCGCTGTGACGGTCTCCTCCGGCGCCCCGGTCCCCTCCGGGGCGGGGATCTCCTCGGTCGGGTCCTCGGCCGGCTCGGCCTGGCGGCCCTGCACGGTCTGCCAGGCAGCAGGGCGGTCCGAGACCTCGACGACGCCGCCGTCCAGGGGGTCTGCGTCGTCCGTCTCGTCCACGTCTGCAGCGCCGTCCGCGTCCTCGGTCCGGCCCTCGGCGACGTCCTCCTCGCCGGGTGGGGGCACCGGGCCCGTCGCGTCCGGGTCGTGGTCGTCGGCCCCTGCGGAGGATCCGCCGTCCGCCTCCGTCGCCGCGTCCGGCTGCACCACCGGCTGCGGTGAGACGTTCGCCTCCGGGGCGGTCGTCACGGTGCTGTCGGACCTCGGGGTGGCGACGAGCGCGGTCCGCGGGACCAGCGAGTCGTCGACCGAGGTCAGCCGGTCCAGCTTGCGCAGCTTCTCGGCACGCTCCCGGATCACGGCGGTGTTCTCGGCGTCGACGGCGTGGGCCAGGCCGGCGACCAGCTGGAGCTCGGAGGCCAGGCGGGCCCGGTGGATCAGGTAGCCGTCGGGGCGCTGGGACCGGGCGATGGCGTAGCTCTCCAGCACGGCGTCGACCACTTCCGGGCTGGCCTGCTTGACCAGGGCGGCGAAGTCGTCCGCCGGGTCGGCGACCTGGGCGTTCTCCCACCCGGTCAGCGCGACCACGCGGCCGGTCGCCGCGTCGTCCTCGGCGAAGGCCACGAGGAACGACCCACCGTCCAGGGACCCGTGGGTGGCCGTGGTCGAGAACTGCCACAGGGGCGCGGCCTCCAGGGCCTGCTCCCACCGGGTCAACAGGCCGGTCGGGACATGGCCGGTCTCGGCGGCGCGGTCCAGCTCGGCCAGCCGCCGGGCCCGGTAGGCGGCCGCGTCGAAGACCGGCGTCCCGGCCTCCTCGAACAGTTCGCGCTGGATGTTGTGCACGGCCGCGAGCGCCCGCCCGACCGCGCTGGTCAGGCCGGGACCCACCGGGAGGTGCCGGAAGTTCAGTGCCGAGCCCTCGACATACGGGTAGACCGCGGCCCGGCCGGCGGCGCCCAGGTCGGCGTAGCCCGCCGCGGCGGGCACCTTGAACGGCAGGTGCCGGCCCAGCATCCGGATCAGTTCGTCGTTGCGCTCCAGCTCCGCGCCCCCGGCGGCATCCAGCGGGGCCCGGACGACCCAGGTCCGTCCGGTGGCGTCCTCGACGAAGGCAACCTGGTAGCGCGGGGTCGATTGGTCGGTCGCCGGCCGCACGCCGGCCACGGAGACGGGTTTCATCCCGGGCACGGCGGCCGTCGCCAGCGCGGCAAGGGCGAGGTCACTACGGGTCACCCCAACACCGTATGCCGTGTGCTTGCCCAAGCGTGGCAGGACGCCCCGTCCGGTTGTCACCCGAGCCGCCTACAGTGACCGGGTGAGCCCTTCCGTCGACTACCTGTTGGACCTCTCGCTCTCCCGGGGGACCCTCGACCGGTCCCACACCAGGAGGCGTGACCCCGGCCTGATCAAGGCCGTGCTGGCCGATCCGGAGACGCAGGTCCTGGACATGGTGGACAAGCAGGCACCGACCTGCCGTGTCGACGGGACGCTGCAACTGGTCTTCCGTCCGCCGCAGTTCGGCGACGGCGACCAGTTGGTGCTCTACCTCGGGGTGGACGGCGACGGGGTGTCCTACGTGGCGCTGCCCCGGGACAGCGCGGACGGTGGCGCGGAGGACGGCGCTGCCGAGGCACCCGGTCCGGGCTGGCGCACGCTCCGCGAGGCCGGTGCGGAGCTCGACGACACCCACGCCGGGGTGTTCACCAGCGCGCTGGCGCTGGCCCACTGGCACGCCCGGCACCCGCGATGCCCGCGGTGCGGGGCGGAGACCGTCCCCGAGCAGGGCGGGTGGTCCCGCCGGTGCACCGAGGACGGGTCGGAGCACTTCCCCCGCACGGACGCGGCCATCATCGTCGCGGTGACCGACCGGGAGGACCGGCTGCTGCTGGCCCGCGGCCCGCACTGGCCGGAGAACAGGCTGTCCGTCCTCGCCGGCTTCGTCGAGGCGGGGGAGTCGCTGGAGGCGACCGTCGCGCGCGAGGTCTTCGAGGAGGTGGGCGTGCACGTGGAGGACGTCGTCTACCGCGGCAACCAGCCGTGGCCGTTCCCGGCCTCGCTGATGGTCGGCTTCTCGGCCCGCGCGACCGACACCGGGCTCGAGCTGGACGAGGAGGAGATCGTCCGGGCGGAGTGGTTCACCCGGGGCGAGCTCAACTGGGCGGTGCGCAACGGTGACGTGCAGCTCCCGCCGAGGGTGTCCATCGCCCGGCGGCTCATCGAGGACTGGTTCGGCGGGGAGATCGAGGCCTCCGAGGAGGTCAGCCAGCCGTTCCGGGGGCGGGACTCGTGACCGTCCCGGGCACGGCCGACGACATCCTGGTCGCCCTCGACCCCGACCAGCGGCGGGTGGCCGAGCAGCCGTTGGGGCCGATGTGCGTGCTGGCCGGCGCCGGGTCGGGCAAGACCCGGGCCATCACGCACCGGATCGCCTTCGGTGTCTGGTCCGGTGCCTACCCCGCCCACCGCGTGCTCGCCGTGACGTTCACGGCACGGGCCGCCGGTGAGATGCGGACCAGGCTGCGCGGGCTCGGGGTGCCGGGGGCGCAGGCCCGCACGTTCCACGCCGCCGCGTTGCGGCAGTTGCAGTACTTCTGGCCCCAGGCCGTCGGCGGGGCACCCCCGGAGGTGCTCGGGCACAAGGCGCCGGCGGTGGCCGAGGCGGCCGGACGGCTGCGGCTGCGGACCGACCGCACCGAGCTCCGGGACCTGGCCGCCGAGATCGAGTGGGCCAAGGTCAACATGCTGACCCCGGAGACCTACCCGGCCGCGGCGCGGCGGGAGTCCCGGCAGCCGGCCGGCTACGAGCCGACCGCGGTGGCCCGGCTGATGCAGACCTACGAGGAGGTCAAGGGGGAGCGCCACGTCATCGACTTCGAGGACGTCCTGCTCCTCATGGTCGGCATCCTGGCCGAGCACCCGCAGATCGCGGCCGCGATCCGCGACCAGTACCGGCACTTCGTGGTGGACGAGTACCAGGACGTCAACACGGTCCAGCAACAGCTGTTGGACCTCTGGGTGGGGGGCCGCAAGGACATCTGCGTCGTGGGTGACCCCGCCCAGACGATCTACTCCTTCACCGGGGCCTCCCCGCGGCACCTGCTCGGCTTCGCCAAGGCACACCCCGACGCCGACGTGGTGCGCCTGGTCCGCAACTACCGGTCCAGCCCCCAGGTCGTCCAGCTGGCCAACACCGTCCTCGCCGCCGCGCCGGGGGCCAACCCGGTCCGGCTCCAGGCCGCGGGGGAGCCCGGACCCGACCCCCGGGTGACCCGCTACGACGACGACGTGGCCGAGGCGGCCGGCATCGCCGCCCAGATCGGGAAGTTCGTGGCCTCCGGGCAGGAGGCGGCTGGCATCGCCATCCTGTTCCGGACGAACGCCCAGTCCGAGGCGATCGAGAACGCCCTCGCGTCGGCGGGCCTGCCCTACCTGGTACGTGGCGGCGAACGGTTCTTCTCCCGGACCGAGGTGCGGCAGGCGATCCTGCTACTCCGGGGGGCGGCCAGGTCCGATGACGTGAGTATGCCGTTGGGCCGGGTGGTGCGGGACGTGCTGAGCGGTGCGGGGTGGACCCCCGAGCCGCCCTCGGCCTCGGGGGCCACCCGCGAGCGGTGGGAGTCGCTGCAGGCGCTGGTCCACCTCGCGGACGACCTGTCTGCCGCGGACCCCGAGTTGCGGCTGCCGGCACTGGTCGCCGAGCTGGACCGCAGGATCGCCGAGCAGCACGCGCCGACCGTGCAGGGGGTGACGCTGGCCTCGTTGCACGCCGCGAAGGGCCTGGAGTGGGATATCGTCTTCCTGGCCGGCTGCAGCGACGGGTTGTTGCCGATCTCGGTGGCCGAGGGGCCGGACCGGATCGAGGAGGAGCGGCGGCTGCTGTACGTCGGGCTCACCCGGGCGCGTCGGGAGATCCGGCTCAGCTGGGCCGGGGCGCGTGGGCAGGGCGGCCGCGCCACCCGTCGGATGAGCCGGTTCCTGCTGCCGGCGGCGGGACTGCTCGGGATGGCCCGGGAGGAGGGCGGGCCCGGACGCAGCCGTGCCGCCGGGAAACCGAAGAAGCGCAAGGTCTGCCGCGGGTGCGGGGGTGAGCTGGCGACGGCCGCCGAGCGCAAGATCGGGCGCTGCGAGGCCTGCCCGCCCACCTACGACGAGGCGACCTTCGAGGCGCTGCGGGAGTGGCGCCTGGCGACCGCGAAGGAGCAGGAGGTTCCCGCCTACGTCGTCTTCACGGACGCCACCCTCACCGCCATCGCGGAGGGGACCCCTTCGGACACTGCCGAACTCGGCCGGATCGCGGGCGTCGGACCGGCGAAACTCGAGCGATACGGGCCCGACGTGCTGCGGATTCTGGGCTCGTCCGCGGAAACTCGTTAAATACCTTGCACGGCCCTTCGCGGGGGTCGTACTCTGTTTCCTGTCCAGCCCGTAGGGATCGCTTGCGGTCGCGTGCGGGGCAGCAGTCGGAAGAGAGAGGAGGATGGAAATCATGAGGAACATCACCGTGATCGATGTGGTGGACCGGGGCGTCACCCTGCCCGATTCCATCCTCTGCGGCTCTCGGCTGCGTGGGATCGGCGGCTTTGCCGCCGGAGGAGTCGCTCCGTCCCCCGCCCCCGTCGCAGATGCGGCGTTCCCTGCTGACCAGGTGAGGTAGCCACCTAGCGCTACCGACCTCGCCGGCCGCGGAACCCGATCTGGGATCCGCGGCCTTCGTGTGTGTGCCACTACTCGCACCTGCCGGCCGTGGATCCTCCCCCAGAAACTCGGAGAGGACCCGCCATGACCGATCACGATCGGTGGCCGCAGCAGGGCCACCGACACACCGCCCAGCACACCCGCGAGGAAAGGATCAGCGTGTCTAGCCACGCAGGCGTCGTCGACGCCGCCCCCAGTTGGGACACCGCAGCGCACACCAGGGCGACGAACCTCTCGGAGGAGATGGACCTGCCGTGCCGGCAGAACCCGGCCGACCTGTGGTTCGCCGAGCTCCCCGAGGACGTCGAGATGGCCAAGGCGCTGTGTGGCGACTGCCCGCTGCGCGCGCAGTGTCTCGAGGGCGCCCTGGAGCGGGCAGAGCCGTGGGGCGTCTGGGGAGGCCAACTCGTGCTCCAGGGCACGGTCGTCCCCCGCAAGCGGCCCCGGGGCCGTCCCCGCAAGAACCCTGTCGCGGCCTAACCGCCCCGACAGTGACATCAACCGTCGTGACCACTCTTGGAAGGAGAGCGTCATGTTCCACGCCATGGATCAGGAACTCGCGCGCGCTCGGCACGTGGAGCGGATGCAGTTGCTGCAACCCGAGTACAGCAACCGTTCCGGCCGCATGCAGCACGTCCGCGTGGCATCCACGCGCGGCCGCCGCACCCGCCGCACCCGGTGAACCGTCCGATGACGGCCACCGGGGCGGACGGGATCCCGGACCGCCAACTGCCGATCAGCACGCCGACCACCTGAGGCGGAGCCACTCCTGGCTCCGCCTCAGGTGTGTTCCGGGCCGGTCAGCGGGCCAGCGGGGGCAGGTCGATCCCCGGCAGGTACCGGTCGACCACGGCACGGGTGGCCACGTCCACACCCATCTGGGCGAGCACGGCTGTGCCACCCAGCCAGACCCGGTGGATCAGCAGGTACTGCGGGGGGAGGTTGAGCCGCAGCGAGACCTGGAAGGCGGTGCCCCGGGGGTCGTTGATCTCGGAGGTGACCGACCGCAGCCAGTCCCGGGTGAAGGAGAAGCGGTCCACCCGGCAGGGCGCGACGAAAGGCTCCAGGAAGGCCAGGAGCTCCACGGGGTCGATGTCGACCGCGTCCCTGATGAACCCCTCGTCGCGCAGCCCGTCCACCAGGGTGTCCGCCTCCTCGCGCAGCGCGACGGCCAACAGCCGGCCCATCGGCACCGGCAGCCCCTCGGGCAGCCGGTCGACCGCGCCGAAGTCGACCACGCCGAGCCGGCCGTCCGGGGTGAGCCGGAAGTTGCCGGGGTGCGGGTCGGCGTGCAACAGCCCCACCCGGCTGGGGGCACCCAGCAGGAAGGAGATGTAGCGCTCGGCGACCCGGTCGAGCCCGGCCCGGTCCTGCTCGCGGATCAACTGGTTCAGCGGCACCCCGTCGAGCCACTCACTGACCACGACCCGTGGACCCGAGGCCAGGACCCGGGGGACCACGACGTCCGGGTCGTCGGCATACGCCTCGGCGAAGGCGTCCTGTGACCACGCCTCCCGGCGGTAGTCCAGCTCCTCGACCATCCGTTCCTGGAGTTCGGTGATCACCGGCGACAGGTCCATCCCGGGCAGCAACGGCCCGATCATCCGGCTGATCCGACCGAGCTGGCGCAGGTCCGACTCCAGGGCGACGCCGGCGCCCGGATACTGCACCTTCACCGCGACCGTTGTCCCGTCCTCCCACACGGCCCGGTGCACCTGGCCGATCGAGGCGGCGGCGGCCGCGTCCTCGTCGAACTCGCGGAACCGTTCGCGCCAGTGTTCCCCCAGGGACTCGGCGAGCACGTCCCCCAACTGGCTGTGTCGCATCGGCGGCGCCTGGTCCTGCAACCGGGTCAGCGCCTCGCGGTAGGGCCCGGCCATCTCGTCCGGCACGGCCGCCTCGAAGACCGACAGCGCCTGACCGACCTTCATCGCCCCGCCCTTGAGCTCACCCAGTGCCGCGAACACCTCCTCGGCCGTCCGCTGGCGCAGCTCGGCGGTGACCGACTCGCCGCTGGCCCCGCCCATCCGTCGACCCAGCCCCACGGCGGCCCGCCCGGCGACGCCGAGCGGCAGCCGGGCCAGGCGCAACGCCCGACCGGCCCCGGAGAGGGGTAACGGCGGCGGATCCTCGGCCACGGTGATCTCCTCCCTGCGGTCGGCGCCCAGCACCTGCCAGCCTAGGCGCTCGTCGCGGCCTGACACGGGCACCCGGGGTGGGCAGGCCACTGCCGGGCGGTCACCTCACCCCGGGGCAGCCGGACCTCCCACGCGACGCCCGGAGGCACCGGGCGCTCCGACAGGTGGTCGCGCACCACCATCGCGCAGACCGCGGCGGCCGCGCTCGCCAGGGCGGGGTCGACGGTGACCGGACCCGCCAGGTCGGTCGCGGCCGGTGCCACCTGCGCCAGCACCCGTGGCCAGGCGCCGTCCCGGTCCCGCCGGTGCAGGTCCAGGCAGTGCAGGCAGGGGCCATGACGGGGCAGCACCAACGGCCCGACCACGACCCGTCCACCCTGCGCCACGGCGGGTAGGTGGCCCAGCCCGCGGGCCCACCAGACCGGTGCCTCCTGCGGTGCGACGGCGCCACCGGCGACCAGGACCACCAGGTCGACGGTGCTGCCCTCGGTCCATGCCTCGCCGACCCGTCCCACCCCGCACCGCCGGAGCTCCTCCCGGACCCGGTCCGGGAACTGTCCCTGCCCCAGGACGCAGACGTAGCGTCCCTGCAGGGCACCGAGCGTCGACCGGTCCGGCTCACCCCGGGCGAGGAGCCCCTGCCGACCGAGGAGGGCCAGGAGCTCCTCCGCCCGCTCCGGCGTCACCCCGTGCCGCCGGGCGATGGTGGCCAGCTGACCGGTCGACCGGACGTCCCGGAGTGCCAGCAGCAGGTCGGTCTCGTCCTCGGTCAGACCGGTCACCACGCACCCGGGTCCCGGCCACAGCCCGAACTGCACGGTCCCGGGAGCCCGCCGGGCCGGTCGGGCGTCGGGTCGCAGGCGCAGGGGGGTGGACACCCAGGCAGCGTGGCACGCCCCGGACCGCTCCGGCCGACGCATCCACAGGACCCGGTCCCCCCGGTCACAAACGACGCGGGGCGGGACCGACGTCGTGTCGGTCCCGCCCCGCGTCGGGTGGTCTGTGGGTCAGGCGCTGGCGGCCTTGCCCAGGATGCGGTTCAGGTTCGTGCCGCAGACCGGGCACTTGCCCTTGGCCATACGCCGGCCGTTGGTCTCCACGACGTTGCCCTCGGCCTCGCGCTTTTCCTTGCACTTGACGCAGTAGAACTCGCCCTTGTAGGTCTCGCCGGTCTCGGCCATGTCACTCTCCTTCATCGCTCGGACAACTGTCCGATCTCGGGGGCCGTGTGGCCCTGTCTGCACCTCACAGTAACCGGAGCGTGCGTGCGGGCCGTGGTCCTGTGCCGAACGGGGTCCGGCGTGTCGCTGCGTGCGGGAGCCGTGCGGCAGCTCTGTCGGTGCCGCCGTCTACGGTGCTGTCATGGTCACGAGGGACTCGGTGGACGCTCCGCCGGAGCGGGTGGAGATCAGGCGCAGCGCGCGCCGCAAGCGCACCGTCTCCGCGCGGGTCGAGGGGGACCAGATCGTGGTGCTGATGCCCGCGGGCCTGAGCCGCGAGCAGGAGGAGAAGCACGTCGCGGCCCTGGTGGAGAAGCTGCGCAAGGGACACCAGCGCCGTCGGCTGACGGGGCAGGACCTCACCGCCCGGGCGGCCCGACTCTCCCGCGAGTACCTCGGCGGCCGGGCGGTGCCCACCGAGGTCAAGTGGGTGACCAACCAGGGGAGCCGGTGGGGGTCGTGCAGCCCCGACAGCGGCCGCATCCGGATCTCCAGCCTGCTGGACGGCATGCCCGGGTGGGTGGTCGACGCGGTGCTGGTGCACGAGCTGGCCCACCTGCTCGAGGCCAACCACGGCCCGCGCTTCCAGGCGTTGGTCCGCGGCTTCCCCCGGTATGCCGAGGCGTCGGCCTTCCTGGACGGTGTCAGCTGGGCGCGGGGCAACCCGGGTGGCGCCTTCGAGGGGGACGACGTGGGGGCCGGTTAGGCCGGACCCGCGGAATCGGACGGACCGTCTCCGCGGTCTGCGTCTGGCCCCTCCTCGCCCTCGCCGGTAGCGCCCCGCAGCAGCCGGTCGAGCTCAGCGTCCATGGCGTCGCCCTGGGCGGCCGCCCCCGAACCGTGCCGCTCGACATACCCGAGCGGGTCGTCCAGGTCGGCGCCGGTGGGCGCGACGTCGGGGTGGGCCCAGGCCCTGTCCCGCTCCGCCTGGCCGTGCGCGGACTCCAGGGCCGCCCACAGGTTGGCCGCGTCGCGCAGGCGGCGCGGGCGCAACTCCAGACCGACCAGGGAGGCGAATACCTTCTCCGCCGGCCCGCCCGTGGCGCGCCGGCGCCGGACGGCCTCGGCCAGGGCGGAGGCGTGCGGCAGGTGCGCCGAGACGGCCTTCTCGCAGACCAGGTCCACCCAACCCTCCACCAGGGCCAGGTAGGTCTCCAGGCGACCCAGCGCGGCCTCCTGGGCCGGACTCGGCTCCGGCGTGAACAGCTGGTCCGCCAGCGCCTCCTGCATCGCCTGCGGATCCTGGGGGTTGACCGAACGCAGCGTCTCCTCGATCCCCTCGGTGTTGATCGAGATGTCCCGGGCGTAGTCCTCGACCGCGGTGAGCAACTGCGGGCCGAGCCACGGCACCCCGGCGAACAACCGGACCCGGGCCGCCTCGCGGACGGCGAGGTAGAGGTGCACCTCGCCGGCATCTACGGACAGCCCCTCGGCGAACGCGGAGACGTTGGCGGGCAGGATCGCGACCACCTCGCCGGACAGCAGCGGCAGCCCGACCTCGGTGCCGCTCACCGTCTCACCCGCCAGCGCACCC contains:
- a CDS encoding phosphotransferase, with amino-acid sequence MTRSDLALAALATAAVPGMKPVSVAGVRPATDQSTPRYQVAFVEDATGRTWVVRAPLDAAGGAELERNDELIRMLGRHLPFKVPAAAGYADLGAAGRAAVYPYVEGSALNFRHLPVGPGLTSAVGRALAAVHNIQRELFEEAGTPVFDAAAYRARRLAELDRAAETGHVPTGLLTRWEQALEAAPLWQFSTTATHGSLDGGSFLVAFAEDDAATGRVVALTGWENAQVADPADDFAALVKQASPEVVDAVLESYAIARSQRPDGYLIHRARLASELQLVAGLAHAVDAENTAVIRERAEKLRKLDRLTSVDDSLVPRTALVATPRSDSTVTTAPEANVSPQPVVQPDAATEADGGSSAGADDHDPDATGPVPPPGEEDVAEGRTEDADGAADVDETDDADPLDGGVVEVSDRPAAWQTVQGRQAEPAEDPTEEIPAPEGTGAPEETVTAEPVTPEEAEAAEDPEVPEDPAEGADAPEDSADATPDLGDDESDEAGEDDADDAADRLQTLYGMPTEPDASATDAEDAAAEDPADDPDGQDGETSADRA
- the nudC gene encoding NAD(+) diphosphatase, giving the protein MSPSVDYLLDLSLSRGTLDRSHTRRRDPGLIKAVLADPETQVLDMVDKQAPTCRVDGTLQLVFRPPQFGDGDQLVLYLGVDGDGVSYVALPRDSADGGAEDGAAEAPGPGWRTLREAGAELDDTHAGVFTSALALAHWHARHPRCPRCGAETVPEQGGWSRRCTEDGSEHFPRTDAAIIVAVTDREDRLLLARGPHWPENRLSVLAGFVEAGESLEATVAREVFEEVGVHVEDVVYRGNQPWPFPASLMVGFSARATDTGLELDEEEIVRAEWFTRGELNWAVRNGDVQLPPRVSIARRLIEDWFGGEIEASEEVSQPFRGRDS
- a CDS encoding ATP-dependent DNA helicase UvrD2 encodes the protein MCVLAGAGSGKTRAITHRIAFGVWSGAYPAHRVLAVTFTARAAGEMRTRLRGLGVPGAQARTFHAAALRQLQYFWPQAVGGAPPEVLGHKAPAVAEAAGRLRLRTDRTELRDLAAEIEWAKVNMLTPETYPAAARRESRQPAGYEPTAVARLMQTYEEVKGERHVIDFEDVLLLMVGILAEHPQIAAAIRDQYRHFVVDEYQDVNTVQQQLLDLWVGGRKDICVVGDPAQTIYSFTGASPRHLLGFAKAHPDADVVRLVRNYRSSPQVVQLANTVLAAAPGANPVRLQAAGEPGPDPRVTRYDDDVAEAAGIAAQIGKFVASGQEAAGIAILFRTNAQSEAIENALASAGLPYLVRGGERFFSRTEVRQAILLLRGAARSDDVSMPLGRVVRDVLSGAGWTPEPPSASGATRERWESLQALVHLADDLSAADPELRLPALVAELDRRIAEQHAPTVQGVTLASLHAAKGLEWDIVFLAGCSDGLLPISVAEGPDRIEEERRLLYVGLTRARREIRLSWAGARGQGGRATRRMSRFLLPAAGLLGMAREEGGPGRSRAAGKPKKRKVCRGCGGELATAAERKIGRCEACPPTYDEATFEALREWRLATAKEQEVPAYVVFTDATLTAIAEGTPSDTAELGRIAGVGPAKLERYGPDVLRILGSSAETR
- a CDS encoding WhiB family transcriptional regulator, encoding MDLPCRQNPADLWFAELPEDVEMAKALCGDCPLRAQCLEGALERAEPWGVWGGQLVLQGTVVPRKRPRGRPRKNPVAA
- a CDS encoding ABC1 kinase family protein, with product MLGADRREEITVAEDPPPLPLSGAGRALRLARLPLGVAGRAAVGLGRRMGGASGESVTAELRQRTAEEVFAALGELKGGAMKVGQALSVFEAAVPDEMAGPYREALTRLQDQAPPMRHSQLGDVLAESLGEHWRERFREFDEDAAAAASIGQVHRAVWEDGTTVAVKVQYPGAGVALESDLRQLGRISRMIGPLLPGMDLSPVITELQERMVEELDYRREAWSQDAFAEAYADDPDVVVPRVLASGPRVVVSEWLDGVPLNQLIREQDRAGLDRVAERYISFLLGAPSRVGLLHADPHPGNFRLTPDGRLGVVDFGAVDRLPEGLPVPMGRLLAVALREEADTLVDGLRDEGFIRDAVDIDPVELLAFLEPFVAPCRVDRFSFTRDWLRSVTSEINDPRGTAFQVSLRLNLPPQYLLIHRVWLGGTAVLAQMGVDVATRAVVDRYLPGIDLPPLAR
- a CDS encoding Rrf2 family transcriptional regulator, whose product is MSTPLRLRPDARPARRAPGTVQFGLWPGPGCVVTGLTEDETDLLLALRDVRSTGQLATIARRHGVTPERAEELLALLGRQGLLARGEPDRSTLGALQGRYVCVLGQGQFPDRVREELRRCGVGRVGEAWTEGSTVDLVVLVAGGAVAPQEAPVWWARGLGHLPAVAQGGRVVVGPLVLPRHGPCLHCLDLHRRDRDGAWPRVLAQVAPAATDLAGPVTVDPALASAAAAVCAMVVRDHLSERPVPPGVAWEVRLPRGEVTARQWPAHPGCPCQAATSA
- a CDS encoding DUF5679 domain-containing protein — protein: MKESDMAETGETYKGEFYCVKCKEKREAEGNVVETNGRRMAKGKCPVCGTNLNRILGKAASA
- a CDS encoding M48 family metallopeptidase, giving the protein MVTRDSVDAPPERVEIRRSARRKRTVSARVEGDQIVVLMPAGLSREQEEKHVAALVEKLRKGHQRRRLTGQDLTARAARLSREYLGGRAVPTEVKWVTNQGSRWGSCSPDSGRIRISSLLDGMPGWVVDAVLVHELAHLLEANHGPRFQALVRGFPRYAEASAFLDGVSWARGNPGGAFEGDDVGAG
- a CDS encoding zinc-dependent metalloprotease, with the translated sequence MADQHPSSDDEQRPEGEGPVEPSGGAGSGDDPFAALFGGQLPPELREALSSLGLDSADPGMMQMIQSQVQAMMAADDGGAMNQTLATDTARRLVAEAGDRSVGPATTRDVEQVVQVANLWLDQVTEFNPPDGGARALSRAEWVEETMPVWRRVTEPVAAGVGAAITSTMQDQLKMLGEEGADGSLPEIPGLPPGMNPAAMLGQMQPMMRKMSSAMFGAQVGQAVGALAGETVSGTEVGLPLLSGEVVAILPANVSAFAEGLSVDAGEVHLYLAVREAARVRLFAGVPWLGPQLLTAVEDYARDISINTEGIEETLRSVNPQDPQAMQEALADQLFTPEPSPAQEAALGRLETYLALVEGWVDLVCEKAVSAHLPHASALAEAVRRRRATGGPAEKVFASLVGLELRPRRLRDAANLWAALESAHGQAERDRAWAHPDVAPTGADLDDPLGYVERHGSGAAAQGDAMDAELDRLLRGATGEGEEGPDADRGDGPSDSAGPA